Proteins encoded by one window of Brevibacterium atlanticum:
- a CDS encoding AI-2E family transporter, whose translation MTDNDQQQSPNRFRGAWEAFRRGRDSSRTQAEPETQGPQEVSPEEIALSRIEAEAKPYVAPGLKLAAAWSWRSIVVLVAIGVALWLLSKISSVVLPVLIALLLSALLAPLTGWLVKKGIPRAGSAAISFIGFIVVVLGLFGLVGQQIYSGMPDLVKQVIAGVSGISSWLATSPFGIDSSTISGYIDEGIKTATNFFQNNSSQLLGGALEATSSVGTFLTGMAVCLFTTFFFLYDGQNIFKWVMGLLPIPARPVATGAAQRGWTTLVQYVRVQVLVAAVDAVGIGIGAAFLGIPLVIPMTVLVFLTSFVPVVGAIASGAVAVLVALVSNGLVAAVIMLAVVIAVQQIESQVLQPFLMGKAVSVHPLAVILAVTGGGFLFGIVGALFAVPFVAVLNSVVSYIVRAGGPDAAGDPPTDPDAREAAEVLDAAEDRPTEVVKDSAAETERRSSTGETRAADSAADVSDSDASDSDAAESADSTPTGPEENGSRGSGGRKK comes from the coding sequence CAACAGCAATCCCCTAACCGATTCCGTGGGGCTTGGGAGGCGTTCCGCCGCGGACGTGATTCCTCCCGCACCCAGGCCGAACCCGAAACCCAGGGGCCGCAGGAGGTCAGCCCCGAGGAGATCGCGCTCAGCCGCATCGAGGCCGAAGCCAAACCCTATGTGGCTCCCGGCCTCAAGCTCGCCGCAGCATGGTCCTGGCGGTCGATCGTCGTCCTCGTCGCCATCGGCGTGGCCCTGTGGCTGCTGTCGAAGATCTCGAGCGTCGTCCTCCCTGTGCTCATCGCGCTGCTGCTCTCGGCTCTGCTCGCGCCCCTGACCGGATGGCTGGTGAAGAAGGGCATCCCCCGAGCCGGATCCGCGGCGATCTCCTTCATCGGCTTCATCGTCGTCGTGCTCGGCCTCTTCGGCCTCGTCGGTCAGCAGATCTATTCGGGCATGCCCGACCTCGTCAAGCAGGTCATCGCCGGAGTCTCCGGCATCAGCAGCTGGCTGGCGACGAGTCCCTTCGGGATCGATTCCTCGACGATCTCCGGCTACATCGACGAGGGCATCAAGACCGCCACTAACTTCTTCCAGAACAACAGCAGCCAACTCCTCGGCGGCGCCCTCGAAGCCACCTCATCGGTCGGGACGTTCCTCACCGGGATGGCCGTGTGCCTGTTCACGACGTTCTTCTTCCTCTACGACGGGCAGAACATCTTCAAGTGGGTGATGGGGCTGCTGCCGATCCCGGCGCGTCCCGTCGCCACCGGTGCCGCACAGCGCGGCTGGACCACCCTCGTCCAGTACGTCCGGGTCCAGGTCCTCGTCGCTGCCGTCGATGCCGTCGGCATCGGCATCGGTGCCGCGTTCCTCGGCATTCCGCTGGTCATCCCCATGACGGTGCTCGTGTTCCTGACCTCGTTCGTCCCTGTGGTCGGTGCGATCGCCTCGGGTGCTGTGGCCGTGCTCGTCGCCCTGGTCTCGAACGGGTTGGTCGCCGCGGTCATCATGCTCGCCGTCGTCATCGCCGTGCAGCAGATCGAAAGCCAGGTGCTCCAGCCCTTCCTCATGGGCAAGGCAGTGTCCGTCCACCCCTTGGCCGTGATCCTCGCGGTCACCGGCGGCGGCTTCCTCTTCGGCATCGTCGGCGCCCTGTTCGCCGTTCCGTTCGTCGCCGTGCTCAACAGCGTGGTCAGCTATATCGTCCGCGCAGGCGGTCCCGACGCGGCGGGTGATCCGCCGACGGACCCGGATGCGAGAGAGGCCGCCGAGGTGCTCGATGCCGCCGAGGATCGACCCACCGAGGTGGTCAAGGACTCCGCTGCGGAGACCGAACGCAGGTCGTCGACGGGTGAGACC